The Flavobacterium faecale genome has a segment encoding these proteins:
- the fucP gene encoding L-fucose:H+ symporter permease translates to MNTTVNKPVVRKELLFPFIIITSLFALWGIANDLTNPMVSAFKKVMPELSNMQASLVQFAFYFGYFFMALPAALFIRKYSYKSGIILGLLLYATGAFLFYPAAAYQDFNYFLVSLWIITCGLAFLETTSNPLILFLGDPETATQRLNLAQAFNPIGSLTGMIMAQVFVINSLRSDDYTADAYKALSSTEVAAIRENDLGIISIPYIGLGVLVLVILGVIIMTKMPKTPQEDKMSLSESFSKLFANKNYKLGVVAQAFYVGAQIMCWTFIFQYVDNVNLTFGLELTATYYNVAAMILFLTGRWIGTGLMKKTNPSKILMFFGIGSVICCAGAIVLQGMPGLISLVCVSIFMSIMFPTIYGIALKNMGDEAKIGSAGLVMAIVGGALMPVLQGSILDWGGPGFSDMKILGFIPEVNFSFILPLICLSVVTLYGYITYQLSKKD, encoded by the coding sequence ATGAATACAACCGTGAATAAACCAGTAGTCCGCAAAGAGCTACTTTTCCCCTTTATTATAATTACATCTTTATTTGCTCTTTGGGGTATTGCAAATGATTTAACTAATCCGATGGTTTCTGCTTTCAAGAAAGTAATGCCAGAATTATCCAATATGCAAGCTTCATTAGTGCAGTTTGCTTTTTATTTCGGTTATTTTTTTATGGCTTTGCCAGCAGCACTTTTTATTCGAAAATACAGCTATAAATCTGGTATTATTTTAGGATTGCTGCTATATGCAACCGGAGCATTTCTATTTTATCCTGCGGCAGCTTATCAAGATTTTAACTATTTTCTAGTGTCATTATGGATTATTACCTGTGGTCTGGCTTTTTTGGAAACTACCTCAAATCCATTGATTTTGTTTTTGGGTGATCCAGAAACGGCAACGCAACGATTGAATTTGGCACAAGCTTTTAATCCCATCGGATCATTGACAGGGATGATTATGGCACAAGTTTTTGTGATTAACTCATTGCGTTCAGATGACTACACGGCTGATGCATACAAAGCACTATCTTCTACAGAGGTAGCAGCAATACGCGAAAATGATTTAGGTATCATTAGTATTCCATATATCGGTCTGGGAGTTTTAGTGTTGGTAATTTTAGGTGTTATTATTATGACCAAAATGCCAAAAACACCTCAGGAAGATAAAATGTCATTGTCAGAATCGTTTTCGAAATTGTTTGCTAACAAAAATTATAAATTAGGAGTAGTAGCACAAGCTTTTTATGTAGGTGCTCAAATTATGTGTTGGACGTTCATTTTTCAATATGTTGACAACGTAAATCTAACTTTTGGTTTGGAATTAACAGCAACATACTACAATGTGGCGGCAATGATTTTGTTTCTTACGGGTAGATGGATTGGTACAGGACTAATGAAGAAAACAAATCCTTCAAAAATCTTGATGTTTTTTGGAATCGGTAGTGTAATTTGTTGTGCTGGCGCAATCGTGCTACAAGGTATGCCAGGATTAATTTCGCTAGTGTGTGTATCTATTTTTATGTCTATAATGTTTCCAACAATTTATGGTATCGCATTAAAAAACATGGGAGACGAAGCAAAAATTGGATCAGCAGGTTTGGTTATGGCTATCGTTGGAGGAGCTTTGATGCCTGTATTGCAAGGAAGTATTTTGGATTGGGGAGGTCCTGGATTTTCAGATATGAAAATTTTAGGATTTATTCCAGAAGTTAATTTCTCTTTCATTTTACCGCTAATCTGTTTGTCTGTAGTTACATTATATGGCTACATAACCTATCAACTTTCTAAAAAAGACTAA
- a CDS encoding aldo/keto reductase, translating to MKIKPTYIKGDYTKSDFFNNQSRLVCGCSGLGGVWRPIEESDAVGTLMYALENGVRVFDTAPSYNRSQEFLGKTLKLWTGERPFISTKVGRLKADRADECIVDYSPETMRKSVYESLETLGIDKIDLLFLHEPHLVPVEKMDEIMDCLNGLKKEGVVKMLGIGGNPTEAFYPHMIKKNFDALSGFLKMDACNLSGYDRDIPQIRKENIAYYAASALHMGLLGRRLEEYNADRPDNEWITNLDVDTALKINEIAVKNNIPLSRLALRYVFSMEEADRVVVGPSKKEQMVDLLNAWEEGKLEESIFDEITETIIAAKLAATN from the coding sequence ATGAAAATAAAACCGACTTATATAAAAGGGGATTATACAAAAAGTGATTTTTTTAATAATCAAAGCCGTCTCGTTTGTGGGTGTTCTGGTTTAGGAGGAGTATGGAGACCTATTGAGGAATCAGACGCTGTGGGAACATTAATGTATGCATTAGAAAACGGAGTTCGTGTATTTGATACGGCACCATCTTACAATAGATCACAGGAATTTTTAGGTAAAACTTTAAAGTTATGGACTGGAGAAAGACCTTTTATCAGTACAAAAGTAGGACGATTAAAAGCGGATAGAGCGGATGAATGTATTGTAGATTATTCTCCAGAAACCATGAGAAAAAGTGTTTATGAAAGTTTAGAAACTTTAGGCATAGACAAGATCGATCTATTGTTTTTACATGAGCCACATTTAGTGCCAGTTGAAAAAATGGACGAAATTATGGATTGTTTGAATGGATTGAAAAAAGAAGGGGTTGTAAAAATGTTAGGAATTGGAGGGAATCCAACAGAAGCTTTTTATCCACATATGATTAAAAAGAACTTTGATGCTCTTTCTGGATTTTTAAAAATGGATGCCTGTAACCTATCGGGTTATGATAGAGATATTCCTCAAATTCGTAAGGAAAACATCGCTTATTATGCAGCTTCAGCTTTGCATATGGGATTATTGGGAAGACGATTGGAAGAATATAATGCTGATAGACCAGATAATGAATGGATTACTAATCTAGATGTAGATACAGCCCTTAAGATTAATGAGATAGCTGTTAAAAATAACATTCCATTGTCTCGATTAGCATTAAGATACGTCTTCTCTATGGAAGAAGCAGACAGAGTAGTGGTTGGACCAAGTAAAAAAGAACAAATGGTTGATTTACTTAATGCTTGGGAAGAAGGTAAATTAGAGGAATCTATATTTGACGAAATTACAGAAACTATCATTGCTGCAAAATTAGCAGCAACGAATTAA
- a CDS encoding amidohydrolase family protein, translating into MIIDSHQHFWQYDSKKHEWIDDQMAIIRRDFLAEDLDKVFQENQIDGCVAVQADQTLAETDFLLELATENDFIKGIVGWVDLRAENIEGILQMYSSFSKLKGFRHVVQGELDPNFLLRPEFLRGIAALEKYNFTYDILIFPHQLGATLEFVKKFPKQKFVIDHIAKPYIKDGFYDGWATLMLAIGAQKNVYCKISGMTTEADYDSWSPEQIKPYFDLVLKAFGPDRLLFGSDWPVCLVAGNYTKTKDLVTQFIGHLTPEQQNAIMGQNAINFYNL; encoded by the coding sequence ATGATTATAGATTCTCATCAACATTTTTGGCAATACGATTCCAAAAAACACGAATGGATAGATGACCAAATGGCGATTATTCGTCGTGACTTTTTGGCTGAGGATTTAGATAAAGTTTTTCAGGAAAATCAGATCGATGGTTGCGTTGCTGTTCAAGCAGATCAAACGCTGGCAGAAACTGATTTTTTGTTAGAACTCGCAACGGAGAATGATTTTATAAAAGGAATTGTTGGGTGGGTAGATCTTAGAGCTGAAAATATTGAAGGTATTCTACAAATGTATAGTTCGTTTTCGAAATTAAAAGGATTCAGGCATGTGGTTCAAGGCGAATTAGATCCTAATTTCCTGCTAAGACCCGAATTTCTACGAGGTATTGCTGCTTTAGAAAAATACAATTTCACTTATGACATTTTAATTTTCCCACATCAACTTGGAGCCACTTTAGAATTCGTTAAAAAATTTCCGAAGCAAAAGTTTGTCATCGATCACATTGCAAAACCATACATAAAGGACGGTTTTTATGATGGATGGGCGACATTAATGTTGGCTATTGGTGCACAAAAAAATGTGTACTGCAAAATATCAGGGATGACTACCGAAGCCGATTATGACTCTTGGAGTCCTGAACAAATTAAACCGTATTTCGATTTAGTATTAAAAGCATTTGGACCCGACCGATTATTGTTCGGTTCTGATTGGCCAGTATGCTTAGTGGCTGGGAATTATACAAAAACAAAAGATTTAGTAACACAATTTATTGGTCATTTGACACCAGAACAGCAAAATGCTATTATGGGACAAAATGCGATTAATTTTTATAACCTTTAA
- a CDS encoding tagaturonate reductase, whose protein sequence is MQQLNRKTANKTAIAPERIMQFGGGNFLRAFSDWMFDVLNKETDFEGSIVIIKPTQRGDYDELKQQDGLFHVALDGIRKGELVSTVTLVESVSRVIQPYTQWDDYLKLAESPDLRFIISNTTESGIRFSETDQLNDNPPHEFPAKVTVWLHHRFQYFKGDHSKGCILMPCELIENNGEALKKAIIQYAHHFNLSSDFVAWIENSNYFCNTLVDRIVSGYPTDRADEILKQIGYNDPLLVAGEDYHSFVVQGPAIVQKELPFSQTNLNVQFVNDISAYCEMKVRILNGAHTSLVPVAYLAGLRTVKESMENPNILQFVNEVLAEEITKTLQNFPEEELDYFVNAVLDRFKNPTLKHFLISISLNSTSKFMARLYPALKEYTESQGQLPKRIVFSLSCLIRFYKGEYNNEIIPINDATETLDFFKMIWSQKDAGTIGYTELVQKVIGNVAIWGENLTTIPNLVETVASNLEALEKNGIEASIKNLVS, encoded by the coding sequence ATGCAACAATTAAATAGAAAAACAGCCAATAAAACAGCTATTGCACCCGAAAGAATTATGCAATTTGGAGGAGGGAATTTCCTTCGTGCCTTTAGCGATTGGATGTTTGATGTATTAAATAAAGAAACTGATTTCGAAGGAAGTATCGTTATTATAAAACCGACTCAAAGAGGTGATTATGATGAACTAAAACAACAAGATGGTTTGTTTCATGTTGCTTTGGATGGTATTCGAAAAGGAGAATTAGTATCGACAGTTACCCTTGTTGAAAGTGTGAGTCGTGTGATTCAGCCCTATACACAATGGGATGATTATTTGAAATTGGCCGAAAGTCCAGATTTGAGATTTATTATTTCGAATACAACCGAATCAGGTATTCGTTTCTCAGAAACGGATCAATTAAATGATAATCCTCCACACGAATTTCCTGCAAAGGTGACCGTTTGGTTGCATCACCGTTTTCAATATTTTAAAGGAGATCATTCTAAAGGTTGTATTCTAATGCCTTGTGAATTAATAGAAAATAATGGGGAAGCTTTGAAGAAAGCTATCATCCAATATGCGCATCATTTTAATCTTTCATCTGATTTTGTTGCTTGGATCGAAAATTCCAATTATTTCTGTAATACGTTGGTAGATCGTATTGTCTCTGGATACCCAACAGACCGTGCCGATGAAATTTTAAAGCAAATTGGTTATAATGACCCCTTATTGGTGGCTGGTGAAGACTACCACAGTTTTGTAGTACAAGGGCCAGCAATTGTGCAAAAAGAATTGCCTTTTTCACAAACCAATTTGAACGTACAATTTGTAAATGATATAAGTGCTTATTGCGAAATGAAAGTGCGTATTCTTAACGGAGCACATACTTCTTTGGTGCCTGTTGCCTATTTAGCAGGTCTTCGAACTGTTAAGGAATCGATGGAAAACCCGAATATTTTACAATTTGTAAATGAAGTTTTGGCAGAAGAAATCACAAAAACGTTACAGAATTTCCCAGAAGAAGAGCTTGATTATTTTGTGAATGCTGTTTTGGATCGATTCAAAAATCCAACATTAAAACATTTCTTAATCAGTATTTCTTTAAACAGTACCTCCAAATTTATGGCGAGGTTATATCCTGCTTTAAAAGAATATACAGAAAGTCAAGGACAGTTACCAAAACGTATTGTTTTCTCCCTTTCTTGCTTAATTCGTTTTTATAAAGGAGAATACAACAACGAAATTATTCCAATTAACGATGCTACCGAAACATTAGATTTTTTCAAAATGATTTGGAGTCAAAAGGATGCAGGTACAATTGGGTATACAGAACTAGTGCAAAAAGTAATAGGAAATGTAGCTATTTGGGGAGAAAACCTAACAACAATTCCAAATTTAGTTGAAACTGTAGCTTCTAATTTAGAGGCATTAGAAAAAAACGGAATTGAAGCTTCTATTAAAAATCTAGTGTCATGA
- a CDS encoding UxaA family hydrolase: protein MSKIFVQIHPNDNIIAALIDLPKGTVIAHNGADIVLVENIKQKHKFTTTDLAVGDLIYMYGVLIGKATQPIAKGAAIKTENAKHASADFNVSQEKFSWKAPDISKFEGRTFNGYHREDGSVGTGNYWLVIPLTFCENRNIDVLEGALADKLGYQTKKDFAVDTDALIQQYKQGASTEEILNTPIIATKEEIAKNRLFPNVDGIKFLKHDGGCGGTREDSQVLCNLLAGYIVHSNVAGATIFSLGCQNAQIEMLQEAIKKLDPNFSKPVHFLEQQKSASERQLIEEAVKHTFLGLIEANKIERKPAPISKIILGLECGGSDGFSGISANPALGYTSDLLVALGGTPVLSEFPELNGVEQDLINRCETTEDATKFSSLMRAYSASAIAVGSGFENNPSPGNIKDGLITDAMKSAGAAKKGGTSPVVEVLDYAERITKPGLNLLCTPGNDVECSTGLAGSGCNLIVFTTGLGTPTGNPIAPVIKMSSNTTLYQKMKDIIDIDAGTVITGEDTIESMGEKLLEYIIKAASGEIITKAELKGQNDFIPWKRGVSL, encoded by the coding sequence ATGTCAAAAATTTTTGTACAAATACATCCAAACGACAATATTATTGCAGCCCTTATTGATTTACCAAAAGGCACTGTAATTGCGCATAATGGAGCCGATATTGTTTTGGTCGAAAACATCAAGCAAAAACATAAATTCACAACAACTGATTTGGCTGTAGGGGATCTAATTTACATGTATGGTGTTTTAATCGGAAAAGCAACGCAGCCCATAGCCAAAGGAGCAGCTATTAAAACTGAAAATGCCAAACACGCTTCGGCAGATTTTAACGTTTCGCAGGAAAAATTTAGTTGGAAAGCACCCGATATTTCAAAGTTTGAAGGAAGAACCTTTAACGGTTACCATAGAGAAGACGGTTCTGTAGGTACGGGTAATTACTGGTTGGTGATTCCGCTTACTTTTTGCGAAAATAGAAATATTGACGTGCTCGAAGGTGCACTAGCTGATAAATTGGGATACCAAACCAAAAAAGATTTTGCAGTAGATACCGACGCACTGATTCAACAATACAAACAAGGTGCCTCTACAGAAGAGATATTGAATACACCAATTATCGCTACCAAAGAAGAAATAGCAAAAAACAGACTTTTTCCTAATGTTGACGGAATAAAATTCCTGAAACACGATGGAGGTTGTGGTGGTACTCGTGAAGATTCACAAGTTTTGTGCAATTTATTAGCGGGATATATTGTGCACTCTAATGTAGCGGGAGCCACTATTTTTAGTTTAGGTTGTCAAAACGCACAAATCGAAATGCTGCAAGAAGCTATCAAAAAATTAGATCCAAACTTCTCTAAACCCGTTCATTTTTTAGAACAACAAAAAAGTGCAAGTGAGAGACAGTTAATAGAGGAGGCGGTGAAACATACGTTTCTGGGACTAATTGAAGCCAATAAAATAGAAAGAAAACCAGCACCTATCAGTAAAATCATATTGGGATTAGAATGCGGTGGATCAGATGGATTCTCCGGAATTTCTGCCAATCCAGCTTTAGGATACACTTCAGATTTATTGGTAGCCTTGGGAGGAACACCTGTTTTGTCTGAATTTCCAGAATTGAATGGGGTAGAACAAGATCTTATTAATAGATGTGAAACTACAGAAGATGCAACCAAGTTTTCGTCGCTCATGCGCGCCTATTCAGCCTCTGCGATTGCAGTTGGTTCAGGATTCGAAAATAATCCATCGCCAGGAAACATCAAAGATGGTTTAATTACCGATGCAATGAAGTCTGCAGGAGCTGCCAAAAAAGGAGGGACTTCACCTGTTGTTGAAGTATTGGATTATGCAGAAAGAATCACCAAACCAGGTCTTAACTTACTTTGTACGCCAGGAAATGACGTAGAATGTTCTACAGGTCTTGCAGGTTCTGGCTGTAATTTAATTGTTTTTACCACTGGTTTAGGAACACCTACGGGTAACCCAATTGCGCCTGTGATCAAAATGTCAAGTAATACCACGCTTTATCAAAAAATGAAAGATATCATTGATATTGATGCTGGAACGGTAATTACGGGTGAAGATACGATCGAAAGTATGGGCGAAAAATTATTGGAATACATTATCAAAGCAGCGAGTGGTGAGATTATTACCAAAGCCGAATTAAAGGGTCAAAATGATTTTATTCCGTGGAAAAGAGGGGTTTCTCTTTAA
- a CDS encoding zinc-binding alcohol dehydrogenase family protein, with amino-acid sequence MKYIVCEKPGEFILKEKEAPIRKENEALLQINKVGICGTDLHAYAGNQAFFTYPRILGHELASTVLEIGENPEGIVAGDKVVVMPYISCQKCIACRNGKTNCCTNIKVLGVHTDGGMQEQITVPTNILLKANHLSHDQMAIVEPLAIGAHAIRRAAIQPGETVAVVGCGPIGIGIMKLAQIAGAKVIAIDMNEQRLAYAKEKIGVDYVVKAGDTAVEEITKITNGDLCTAVFDASGNKYALEACPDYMSHGGRFILVGLSKGELTYTHPKIHAKEMTLMCSRNATTEDFEHVINVLDQFPTESYISHSVPFTEMIENFDSWLNPESGVIKATVVFNS; translated from the coding sequence ATGAAATATATTGTTTGCGAAAAACCAGGAGAATTTATCTTAAAAGAAAAAGAAGCTCCGATTAGAAAAGAAAATGAAGCCTTATTACAAATTAACAAAGTTGGAATCTGCGGAACCGATTTACATGCTTATGCAGGTAATCAAGCCTTCTTTACTTATCCGCGCATCTTAGGGCACGAGTTAGCTTCTACTGTTTTAGAAATAGGAGAGAATCCTGAAGGAATAGTTGCAGGAGATAAAGTGGTTGTGATGCCCTACATCAGTTGTCAAAAATGCATCGCTTGTCGCAATGGTAAAACAAATTGTTGTACAAATATTAAAGTTTTGGGCGTGCATACTGATGGCGGAATGCAAGAACAAATTACTGTTCCAACCAATATTTTATTGAAAGCAAATCATTTGTCACACGATCAAATGGCAATTGTTGAGCCTTTGGCAATTGGGGCACATGCTATTCGTAGAGCAGCTATACAACCAGGCGAAACTGTAGCTGTGGTGGGTTGTGGACCAATCGGAATCGGAATTATGAAATTGGCTCAAATTGCTGGTGCCAAAGTAATTGCGATTGATATGAATGAGCAACGTTTGGCTTATGCTAAAGAAAAAATTGGTGTTGATTATGTTGTAAAAGCAGGAGATACCGCTGTTGAAGAAATTACAAAAATCACCAACGGTGACTTATGTACAGCTGTATTTGATGCGTCAGGAAATAAATACGCTTTAGAAGCTTGTCCAGATTACATGTCACATGGTGGTCGTTTTATATTGGTAGGTTTATCAAAAGGTGAATTGACATACACGCACCCAAAAATACATGCTAAAGAAATGACTTTGATGTGTAGCCGTAATGCAACTACTGAAGATTTTGAACACGTAATCAATGTACTAGATCAATTCCCAACAGAATCTTATATCAGCCATTCAGTGCCATTTACTGAAATGATCGAAAATTTTGATAGTTGGTTAAATCCAGAAAGTGGTGTGATCAAAGCAACTGTAGTTTTTAATTCGTAA
- a CDS encoding LacI family DNA-binding transcriptional regulator, producing the protein MEIKKKSTIKDIATALGLTPSAVSKALSDHPRISDKTKEAVKKMTIQLDYQPNTLSSALRKGKSNLVGVIVPRVNSNFFSSVVQNMEEVLNENGYNIVMTQSNEQYNKECKSIDSLLGIQVDGIIASMANETICLDYYEKIKTKGVKLVLFDRGEDELNVDYIGIDDYKSSHLIIEHLHEQNCKKIAHIAGFNHIRIYKDRIQGYRDALVKYGLPLNEDMIIESNLLVEDGRRIMKQLLDMPERPDAVYAAGDYAALGALQVLQENNIKIPEEIALIGFSDEPFTSLSSPSITTINQHSAQIGKLAAEAFLERINNPNEKIKLKKIILEPELIIRDSSRKKSL; encoded by the coding sequence TTGGAAATAAAAAAAAAATCGACCATAAAAGATATTGCTACAGCATTGGGACTCACCCCTTCTGCTGTATCAAAAGCGCTGAGTGATCATCCTAGAATAAGTGATAAAACGAAAGAAGCCGTAAAAAAGATGACTATACAATTAGATTACCAACCCAATACCTTATCTAGTGCCTTGCGAAAAGGAAAATCTAATTTGGTTGGAGTAATTGTACCAAGGGTGAATAGTAACTTCTTTTCTTCAGTAGTTCAAAACATGGAAGAAGTGCTAAACGAGAATGGGTACAATATTGTAATGACACAGTCTAATGAACAATATAATAAAGAATGTAAGAGCATTGATTCTTTATTAGGAATCCAAGTTGATGGTATTATCGCCTCCATGGCCAATGAAACAATTTGCTTGGACTATTATGAAAAAATCAAAACAAAAGGTGTTAAACTAGTACTATTTGACAGAGGTGAAGATGAACTTAATGTAGATTATATTGGTATTGACGATTATAAAAGTAGCCATTTGATTATTGAACATCTCCACGAACAAAATTGCAAAAAAATTGCACATATCGCAGGATTTAACCATATTCGTATTTACAAAGACAGAATTCAAGGGTATCGTGATGCGCTTGTAAAATACGGATTACCATTAAATGAAGATATGATCATCGAAAGTAATTTATTAGTTGAAGACGGCAGGAGAATAATGAAACAATTATTAGATATGCCTGAAAGACCAGACGCTGTTTATGCCGCTGGTGATTATGCTGCTTTAGGTGCTTTACAAGTGCTGCAAGAAAATAATATAAAAATTCCTGAAGAAATCGCTTTGATAGGATTTAGTGACGAGCCTTTTACATCGCTATCTTCCCCTTCTATAACAACAATTAATCAACATAGTGCCCAAATAGGAAAATTAGCAGCCGAAGCATTTTTGGAGCGAATTAATAATCCTAATGAGAAAATTAAACTTAAAAAAATTATCCTTGAACCCGAACTTATAATTCGAGATTCTTCAAGAAAAAAAAGCTTATAA